The following proteins are encoded in a genomic region of Magnolia sinica isolate HGM2019 chromosome 1, MsV1, whole genome shotgun sequence:
- the LOC131257683 gene encoding protein phosphatase 2C and cyclic nucleotide-binding/kinase domain-containing protein isoform X3, whose protein sequence is MGCLYSKGCIGQVPISPRDSKIKEIENARAVGDSSLSPVSSSEQGGEYGDELHQLSLTRDSDLAINRLSRVSSQFLPPDGSRAIRVPAVNYELRYSYLSQRGYYPDALDKANQDSFCIHSPFGTNPNDHFFGVFDGHGEFGAQCSQFAKRKLCENLLRNSRFHMDAVEACHAAFLATNSQLHSDSLDDSMSGTTAITILVRGRTIYIANSGDSRAVIAERRGKDIVAVDLSIDQTPFRADELERVKNCGARVLTLDQIEGLKNPDVQCWGTEEGDDGDPPRLWIPNGMYPGTAFTRSIGDSIAESIGVVATPEIVVLELTPNHPFFVIASDGVFEFLSSQTVVDMVSKFKDPRDACAAIVAESYRLWLQYETRTDDITIIVVHINGLTDTDVVQTSKDVGIRPLHQVIEVPGSESPSTISWNSRNLRARHDLSRARLRAIESSLENGHVWVPPSPSHRKTWEEEAHIERALHDHFLFRKLTDSQCHVLLDCMQRVEVQPGDVVVQQGGEGDCFYVVGSGEFEVLATQEEKDEAKEVNRVLHRYTAEKMSSFGELALMYNKPLQSSVRAVTGGTLWALKREDFRGILMSEFSNLSSLKLLRSVELLSRLTILQLSHIADSLLELSFSDGQTIIDKNESLSALYIIQKGRVRLTYNMDLIRSPNICSILPENLEQEDPTQDNNECSVEKAEGSYFGEWTLLGEHVDSLSAVAVGDVVCVVITKERFDSAVGPLAKLPQDDRKLKDCSLSPSKEHVTNVDATNFVKVKFSDLKLC, encoded by the exons ATGGGGTGTTTGTATTCAAAGGGTTGTATTGGGCAGGTGCCCATTTCtccaagggattcaaaaattaaggaaattgaaaatgcaagAGCAGTTGGGGATTCCTCTCTTTCTCCGGTTTCTTCATCTGAGCAAGGAGGAGAATATGGGGATGAATTGCATCAGCTAAGTTTAACTAGGGACTCTGATCTGGCTATCAATAGGCTCTCCAGGGTTTCGTCACAATTTCTTCCTCCCGACGGGTCCCGCGCAATCAGAGTTCCAGCGGTAAACTATGAATTGAGATACTCTTATCTATCCCAAAGAGGATACTATCCAGATGCTTTAGATAAGGCAAACCAGGATAGTTTCTGCATACACAGCCCTTTTGGGACAAACCCCAATGATCACTTCTTTGGGGTGTTTGATGGACATGGAGAATTTGGCGCCCAATGCTCACAGTTCGCGAAGCGAAAACTATGCGAGAATTTGCTCAGAAACAGTCGATTTCATATGGACGCTGTTGAGGCGTGCCATGCTGCTTTCTTGGCGACAAATTCACAGTTGCATTCAGACAGCTTGGATGACAGCATGAGTGGGACAACAGCAATAACGATATTGGTTCGTGGTAGGACAATATACATTGCAAACTCGGGTGACTCCAGGGCTGTTATTGCAGAGAGGAGAGGAAAGGACATTGTGGCTGTGGACCTTTCCATTGACCAGACTCCTTTCCGGGCTGATGAACTTGAAAGGGTGAAGAATTGTGGAGCTAGGGTTCTCACTTTGGATCAGATTGAAGGGCTGAAGAATCCGGATGTGCAGTGTTGGGGTACGGAAGAAGGGGATGATGGTGATCCTCCTAGATTGTGGATACCAAATGGGATGTATCCTGGCACGGCATTCACAAGGAGCATTGGGGATTCCATTGCTGAGAGTATTGGGGTTGTTGCTACACCTGAGATTGTTGTTTTGGAGCTCACACCAAATCACCCATTCTTTGTGATTGCCAGTGATGGGGTGTTTGAGTTTTTGTCTAGCCAAACTGTGGTTGATATG GTTTCAAAGTTTAAAGATCCtcgtgatgcatgtgctgcaatTGTTGCTGAATCATATCGTCTTTGGTTGCAGTACGAGACTCGTACAGATGACATTACAATCATAGTCGTGCACATTAATGGGCTAACTGAT ACAGATGTTGTTCAAACAAGCAAAGATGTTGGCATAAGACCATTGCATCAAGTCATAGAGGTGCCGGGATCTGAATCGCCTTCCACCATAAGTTGGAATTCTAGGAACCTACGTGCAAGACATGATTTGTCACGGGCACGTCTCAGAGCGATTGAATCTTCTCTTGAGAATGGCCATGTTTGGGTTCCCCCATCTCCATCACACAGGAAGACCTGGGAAGAAGAA GCACATATTGAGCGGGCATTGCATGATCATTTCCTATTCAGAAAACTTACGGATTCTCAATGCCATGTTTTGTTGGATTGCATGCAAAGGGTCGAGGTCCAGCCTGGAGATGTAGTCGTGCAAcag GGTGGAGAGGGTGATTGCTTTTATGTTGTTGGCAGTGGGGAGTTTGAGGTTTTAGCTACTCAG GAAGAAAAAGATGAAGCGAAAGAGGTGAATAGGGTCCTACACCGATATACGGCTGAAAAGATGTCGTCTTTTGGGGAGCTGGCACTAAT GTATAACAAACCGCTCCAATCATCTGTTCGTGCCGTGACAGGTGGAACACTCTGGGCTTTGAAGAGAGAGGATTTTAGAGGAATTCTCATGTCAGAGTTTTCTAACTTGTCGTCATTAAAGTTGCTCCGATCAGTAGAGCTTCTTTCTAGACTCACGATTCTGCAGCTGAGTCACATCGCTGATTCTCTTTTGGAACTTTCCTTCTCAGATGGGCAGACAATAATTGATAAG AATGAGTCTCTCTCTGCGTTGTATATTATTCAAAAGGGTAGGGTCAGACTGACATACAACATGGACTTAATAAGAAGTCCCAATATTTGTAGCATTTTACCTGAAAATCTTGAACAGGAAGATCCTACTCAGGACAATAACGAGTGTTCAGTGGAGAAGGCAGAGGGGAGCTATTTTGGTGAATGGACACTTCTCGGTGAGCATGTTGATTCTTTAAGTGCTGTTGCTGTTGGTGATGTGGTTTGTGTAGTTATTACAAAGGAGAGATTTGATTCAGCCGTGGGACCATTAGCGAAGCTTCCACAAGATGATCGCAA GTTGAAAGATTGTTCTTTGAGTCCATCTAAAGAGCATGTCACAAATGTTGATGCGACAAATTTTGTCAAAGTCAAGTTCTCTGATTTG AAATTATGCTGA
- the LOC131257683 gene encoding protein phosphatase 2C and cyclic nucleotide-binding/kinase domain-containing protein isoform X2 codes for MGCLYSKGCIGQVPISPRDSKIKEIENARAVGDSSLSPVSSSEQGGEYGDELHQLSLTRDSDLAINRLSRVSSQFLPPDGSRAIRVPAVNYELRYSYLSQRGYYPDALDKANQDSFCIHSPFGTNPNDHFFGVFDGHGEFGAQCSQFAKRKLCENLLRNSRFHMDAVEACHAAFLATNSQLHSDSLDDSMSGTTAITILVRGRTIYIANSGDSRAVIAERRGKDIVAVDLSIDQTPFRADELERVKNCGARVLTLDQIEGLKNPDVQCWGTEEGDDGDPPRLWIPNGMYPGTAFTRSIGDSIAESIGVVATPEIVVLELTPNHPFFVIASDGVFEFLSSQTVVDMVSKFKDPRDACAAIVAESYRLWLQYETRTDDITIIVVHINGLTDTDVVQTSKDVGIRPLHQVIEVPGSESPSTISWNSRNLRARHDLSRARLRAIESSLENGHVWVPPSPSHRKTWEEEAHIERALHDHFLFRKLTDSQCHVLLDCMQRVEVQPGDVVVQQGGEGDCFYVVGSGEFEVLATQEEKDEAKEVNRVLHRYTAEKMSSFGELALMYNKPLQSSVRAVTGGTLWALKREDFRGILMSEFSNLSSLKLLRSVELLSRLTILQLSHIADSLLELSFSDGQTIIDKNESLSALYIIQKGRVRLTYNMDLIRSPNICSILPENLEQEDPTQDNNECSVEKAEGSYFGEWTLLGEHVDSLSAVAVGDVVCVVITKERFDSAVGPLAKLPQDDRKLKDCSLSPSKEHVTNVDATNFVKVKFSDLGYIGALPVPQKGPLDQRLILLKGMENRYIFNGLQ; via the exons ATGGGGTGTTTGTATTCAAAGGGTTGTATTGGGCAGGTGCCCATTTCtccaagggattcaaaaattaaggaaattgaaaatgcaagAGCAGTTGGGGATTCCTCTCTTTCTCCGGTTTCTTCATCTGAGCAAGGAGGAGAATATGGGGATGAATTGCATCAGCTAAGTTTAACTAGGGACTCTGATCTGGCTATCAATAGGCTCTCCAGGGTTTCGTCACAATTTCTTCCTCCCGACGGGTCCCGCGCAATCAGAGTTCCAGCGGTAAACTATGAATTGAGATACTCTTATCTATCCCAAAGAGGATACTATCCAGATGCTTTAGATAAGGCAAACCAGGATAGTTTCTGCATACACAGCCCTTTTGGGACAAACCCCAATGATCACTTCTTTGGGGTGTTTGATGGACATGGAGAATTTGGCGCCCAATGCTCACAGTTCGCGAAGCGAAAACTATGCGAGAATTTGCTCAGAAACAGTCGATTTCATATGGACGCTGTTGAGGCGTGCCATGCTGCTTTCTTGGCGACAAATTCACAGTTGCATTCAGACAGCTTGGATGACAGCATGAGTGGGACAACAGCAATAACGATATTGGTTCGTGGTAGGACAATATACATTGCAAACTCGGGTGACTCCAGGGCTGTTATTGCAGAGAGGAGAGGAAAGGACATTGTGGCTGTGGACCTTTCCATTGACCAGACTCCTTTCCGGGCTGATGAACTTGAAAGGGTGAAGAATTGTGGAGCTAGGGTTCTCACTTTGGATCAGATTGAAGGGCTGAAGAATCCGGATGTGCAGTGTTGGGGTACGGAAGAAGGGGATGATGGTGATCCTCCTAGATTGTGGATACCAAATGGGATGTATCCTGGCACGGCATTCACAAGGAGCATTGGGGATTCCATTGCTGAGAGTATTGGGGTTGTTGCTACACCTGAGATTGTTGTTTTGGAGCTCACACCAAATCACCCATTCTTTGTGATTGCCAGTGATGGGGTGTTTGAGTTTTTGTCTAGCCAAACTGTGGTTGATATG GTTTCAAAGTTTAAAGATCCtcgtgatgcatgtgctgcaatTGTTGCTGAATCATATCGTCTTTGGTTGCAGTACGAGACTCGTACAGATGACATTACAATCATAGTCGTGCACATTAATGGGCTAACTGAT ACAGATGTTGTTCAAACAAGCAAAGATGTTGGCATAAGACCATTGCATCAAGTCATAGAGGTGCCGGGATCTGAATCGCCTTCCACCATAAGTTGGAATTCTAGGAACCTACGTGCAAGACATGATTTGTCACGGGCACGTCTCAGAGCGATTGAATCTTCTCTTGAGAATGGCCATGTTTGGGTTCCCCCATCTCCATCACACAGGAAGACCTGGGAAGAAGAA GCACATATTGAGCGGGCATTGCATGATCATTTCCTATTCAGAAAACTTACGGATTCTCAATGCCATGTTTTGTTGGATTGCATGCAAAGGGTCGAGGTCCAGCCTGGAGATGTAGTCGTGCAAcag GGTGGAGAGGGTGATTGCTTTTATGTTGTTGGCAGTGGGGAGTTTGAGGTTTTAGCTACTCAG GAAGAAAAAGATGAAGCGAAAGAGGTGAATAGGGTCCTACACCGATATACGGCTGAAAAGATGTCGTCTTTTGGGGAGCTGGCACTAAT GTATAACAAACCGCTCCAATCATCTGTTCGTGCCGTGACAGGTGGAACACTCTGGGCTTTGAAGAGAGAGGATTTTAGAGGAATTCTCATGTCAGAGTTTTCTAACTTGTCGTCATTAAAGTTGCTCCGATCAGTAGAGCTTCTTTCTAGACTCACGATTCTGCAGCTGAGTCACATCGCTGATTCTCTTTTGGAACTTTCCTTCTCAGATGGGCAGACAATAATTGATAAG AATGAGTCTCTCTCTGCGTTGTATATTATTCAAAAGGGTAGGGTCAGACTGACATACAACATGGACTTAATAAGAAGTCCCAATATTTGTAGCATTTTACCTGAAAATCTTGAACAGGAAGATCCTACTCAGGACAATAACGAGTGTTCAGTGGAGAAGGCAGAGGGGAGCTATTTTGGTGAATGGACACTTCTCGGTGAGCATGTTGATTCTTTAAGTGCTGTTGCTGTTGGTGATGTGGTTTGTGTAGTTATTACAAAGGAGAGATTTGATTCAGCCGTGGGACCATTAGCGAAGCTTCCACAAGATGATCGCAA GTTGAAAGATTGTTCTTTGAGTCCATCTAAAGAGCATGTCACAAATGTTGATGCGACAAATTTTGTCAAAGTCAAGTTCTCTGATTTG GGATATATTGGGGCATTGCCTGTACCACAAAAGGGCCCATTAGATCAACGGCTTATATTACTGAAAG GAATGGAGAACAGGTATATATTCAACGGACTGCAGTGA